A stretch of Euzebyales bacterium DNA encodes these proteins:
- a CDS encoding argininosuccinate synthase yields the protein MSAQQRSAGRLVLAYSGGLDTSVAIRWLAEHRDYDVIACAIDVGQAQPGELDRVRQRALDCGAMEAVVVDARDEFADDFVAHAIRSNALYMGKYPLVSALSRPLITNHLITTAREHDAVAIAHGCTGKGNDQVRFEVTAMALAPDITVEAPIREWGLSREASIAWANERGIPIPVKKASPYSIDENLWGRTAECGILEDPWEEPPEEVYERTRALADAPDDPDEVTIGFVDGLPTSLDGKELDLRSLVAELDQRAGVHGVGRIDMIEDRLVGIKSREIYECPGAVTVLTAHRDLEDLCMEQELAQEKRALEGRYAQLIYNGLWYTPLKTALDAFMASSQRFVHGDVRVRMFKGSATVVGRRSDLALYDHDLATYDEADRFDHTQAEGFVRLWGLPTKVWSRRQGHVGG from the coding sequence ATGAGTGCACAGCAACGATCAGCGGGGCGGCTGGTCCTCGCCTACTCCGGCGGCCTGGACACGTCGGTGGCCATCCGCTGGCTGGCGGAGCACAGGGACTACGACGTGATCGCCTGCGCGATCGACGTCGGTCAGGCGCAGCCCGGCGAGCTCGACCGGGTACGTCAGCGCGCGCTCGACTGCGGCGCGATGGAGGCAGTCGTCGTCGACGCACGCGACGAGTTCGCCGACGACTTCGTCGCCCACGCCATCCGCTCCAACGCGCTGTACATGGGCAAGTACCCGCTCGTCAGCGCGCTGTCGCGCCCCTTGATCACCAACCACCTGATCACCACCGCACGGGAGCACGACGCGGTCGCCATCGCTCACGGCTGCACGGGCAAGGGCAACGACCAGGTGCGCTTCGAGGTCACCGCGATGGCGCTCGCACCCGACATCACCGTCGAGGCACCCATCCGTGAGTGGGGCCTGTCGCGTGAGGCGTCGATCGCGTGGGCGAACGAGCGGGGCATCCCGATTCCGGTCAAGAAGGCGTCGCCCTACTCGATCGACGAGAACCTGTGGGGTCGCACCGCCGAGTGCGGCATCCTCGAGGACCCGTGGGAGGAGCCGCCCGAGGAGGTCTACGAGCGCACCCGCGCGCTCGCCGACGCACCCGACGACCCCGACGAGGTCACGATCGGGTTCGTCGACGGCCTGCCCACCTCGCTCGACGGCAAGGAGCTCGACCTGCGGTCGCTCGTGGCGGAGCTCGACCAGCGCGCCGGTGTGCACGGGGTCGGCCGGATCGACATGATCGAGGACCGCTTGGTGGGCATCAAGAGCCGCGAGATCTACGAGTGTCCCGGTGCGGTGACGGTGCTGACGGCGCACCGCGATCTGGAGGACCTGTGCATGGAGCAGGAGCTCGCCCAGGAGAAGCGAGCGCTGGAGGGCCGCTACGCCCAGCTTATCTACAACGGTCTGTGGTACACGCCGCTGAAGACGGCGCTGGACGCGTTCATGGCGTCGTCCCAGCGGTTCGTGCACGGCGACGTGCGCGTGCGGATGTTCAAGGGCTCGGCCACGGTCGTCGGGCGGCGCAGTGACCTCGCGCTGTACGACCACGACCTGGCGACCTATGACGAGGCCGACCGGTTCGATCACACACAGGCGGAGGGCTTCGTGCGCCTGTGGGGACTGCCGACCAAGGTGTGGTCGCGACGCCAGGGCCACGTCGGCGGGTGA
- the argH gene encoding argininosuccinate lyase — translation MRASVSEPVGGDVMGEGERQRAGGATGSGRLWGGRFAEGPSAAAWALGHSIHFDIRLWREDLAGSHAHLDELHRLGLVTDGQRDRIAAALTRIGEELADGTFEIADDDEDLHGAVERRLIELVGPDGGRIRAGRSRNDQIATDLRRYLVRTVRRELIPAVVALQQALIAQAERTVDMVAPGYTHLQRAQPVTVAHHLLAHAWAFDRDVGRLADAAVRADVSGLGAGALAGTTLAVDPAGYAEALGFAEAAANSMDAVADRDFAVEFLAAAALLGVHLSRLGEEVVLWTSTEFGWARLGDAFSTGSSIMPQKRNPDVAELVRGKAGRVIGDLMALLVTLKGLPLTYNRDLQEDKEPVFDAVDTLELCLPAMAGAVASLTFDADGLRARAADGFALATDVAEALVAAGVVFRDAHERVGRFVATCEHRGITMDEAADEFAAAFPELVAEGIDPADLLEPTRAVARRASSLGPAPVAVAGQLAALTRRCAQHLAAVGEPTVT, via the coding sequence GTGAGGGCGAGCGTCAGCGAGCCGGTGGGCGGGGATGTGATGGGTGAGGGCGAGCGTCAGCGAGCCGGTGGGGCGACCGGGAGCGGCCGCCTGTGGGGTGGTCGTTTCGCCGAGGGTCCCAGCGCCGCCGCGTGGGCGCTGGGACACAGCATCCACTTCGACATCCGTCTGTGGCGTGAGGATCTGGCCGGCTCGCACGCCCATCTGGACGAGCTGCACCGGCTCGGTCTGGTCACCGACGGACAGCGTGACAGGATCGCCGCGGCGCTGACGCGCATCGGCGAGGAGCTCGCCGACGGCACCTTCGAGATCGCCGACGACGACGAGGACCTCCACGGCGCGGTGGAGCGCCGGCTGATCGAGCTGGTGGGACCCGACGGTGGTCGCATCCGCGCGGGGCGCAGCCGCAACGACCAGATCGCGACCGACCTGCGCCGCTACCTGGTGCGCACCGTGCGCCGCGAGCTGATCCCGGCGGTGGTCGCGCTGCAACAGGCGCTCATCGCGCAGGCCGAACGCACCGTCGACATGGTGGCGCCCGGCTACACCCACCTGCAGCGGGCGCAGCCGGTGACCGTCGCCCACCACCTGCTCGCCCACGCGTGGGCGTTCGATCGCGACGTCGGCCGCCTCGCCGACGCCGCCGTCCGGGCCGACGTCAGCGGGCTGGGTGCCGGAGCGCTGGCCGGTACGACGCTCGCAGTGGATCCCGCCGGCTACGCGGAGGCGCTTGGCTTCGCGGAGGCGGCGGCGAACTCGATGGACGCGGTGGCCGACCGCGACTTCGCTGTCGAGTTCCTCGCGGCCGCGGCGTTGCTGGGCGTCCACCTGTCGCGGCTGGGCGAGGAGGTCGTGCTGTGGACCTCGACCGAGTTCGGCTGGGCCCGCCTGGGGGACGCTTTCTCGACCGGATCGTCCATCATGCCGCAGAAGCGCAACCCGGACGTGGCCGAGCTCGTGCGGGGCAAAGCCGGCCGCGTGATCGGCGACCTGATGGCGCTGCTCGTGACCCTCAAGGGCCTGCCGCTGACGTACAACCGCGACCTGCAGGAGGACAAGGAGCCCGTGTTCGACGCCGTCGACACCCTGGAGCTGTGCCTGCCGGCCATGGCGGGCGCGGTGGCGTCGCTGACGTTCGACGCCGACGGGCTGCGCGCCCGCGCCGCCGATGGGTTCGCGCTCGCGACCGATGTCGCCGAGGCGCTGGTGGCGGCCGGCGTGGTCTTCCGCGACGCGCACGAGCGGGTCGGGCGGTTCGTGGCGACGTGCGAACATCGCGGCATCACGATGGACGAGGCAGCCGACGAGTTCGCGGCGGCGTTCCCCGAGCTGGTGGCCGAGGGCATCGACCCTGCCGATCTGCTCGAACCCACGCGTGCGGTGGCCCGGCGTGCGAGCAGCCTCGGACCGGCGCCCGTCGCGGTCGCAGGGCAGCTGGCGGCGCTGACGCGTCGGTGCGCGCAGCATCTCGCTGCTGTCGGTGAACCTACTGTGACGTAG